The Capsicum annuum cultivar UCD-10X-F1 unplaced genomic scaffold, UCD10Xv1.1 ctg33453, whole genome shotgun sequence genome includes a window with the following:
- the LOC124891288 gene encoding glycine-rich cell wall structural protein-like: protein LETEGTGRRLGAAAASDRAAGAGGAAAGDRAVAGDQIGGWRPSGGWLETEVGGLVYPPWGRGGGLDGEGGINGGERIGTGGQRGAATGVGAGDRRSGPEVGSGRRRRSATATGAGDRERE from the coding sequence CTGGAGACCGAGGGAACTGGTCGTCGTTTGGGTGCTGCGGCTGCTAGCGACCGAGCGGCGGGTGCAGGCGGAGCTGCGGCTGGAGACCGAGCGGTGGCTGGAGACCAAATCGGCGGCTGGAGACCGAGCGGCGGCTGGCTGGAGACCGAGGTGGGGGGGCTAGTGTACCCCCCCTGGGGCCGCGGGGGGGGACTGGACGGAGAGGGGGGTATAAACGGGGGGGAGCGGATTGGAACCGGAGGGCAGCGGGGAGCGGCGACGGGGGTCGGTGCCGGGGATCGGAGGTCAGggccggaggtcgggtcgggtaGGCGCCGCAGGTCGGCAACAGCGACGGGGGCCGGGGACCgggagagagagg